ATTCTGAAAGCAGATTTACATTTGAATGTGTTTCCATGCTTTCGCTGTGAggttacacacactcacaccaacACATAATCttacacacacatccacactttgcatataaacacataaacaaataGGGACTTGGTACTCTGTGGTTatgtatttgaattgttttttttactgtttgtatttaatgtactatgccctgtatttctctgtatttaatgtattatgcattgttcctcactatcttgtaaagtgctttgtgatggtggtcaactatgaaaagcgctatataaaataaatactgatggATATTGATTGATGTCTTCCCTCACTTTACTGTGTTACCCACTGATAACCATTGTGTATCCTCTCTTACACTTATATGATCGACTCAGAGTTGACAATCATGAATTATTGTTGAAAGCAGGTCATGGTGAATGAACGTGTACTGTGGATGGAGTCTACcatgtttgttatttaaagaGGAATATACATTAGAAGGGCCTTACATGTAATAAGGGAAACCGATAAGGAATGTTATTGCAACTTGCTATGCTCTCCTTTTCATTCATGTGCTTATCAAGCTCAGAACACATGTTTCATATTCCTCTGCTGTCCTTATCAGCTTGTCTTGGGCAACACAGTTTACAGAATAGTTGCATCATAAACGCCCTCCCAATTTCTATGGTGTTCAGGGTAATCTAGAGACTCATTTCAGAATATGCCCTCCAATGCACCAAATGCAGCTATTCAGCCCAGAGTAACTTTTACACTAAGTAGTCACACAGTCTTTAAAAACCCGACGCCCACAATTACTGTGAAACACGCATTGGGTGTCACTGACAAACTAAATACCTCACACGGCCTAACACTGTGGCTGCAAAACTATATGGCCACAAATAAGTAATGACTGGATGCAAAACTAAACAGCCCTCCAGCAGCCAATCAGACTTCTACACAAGCAAGCGGTTTCTGAAGAACAAGTCTGGTAGAtgtcttttaaaaagaaaaaaaaaaggatttcaatgAACTATCATCAGGATCATTTTAAACACGCATAATATAGACAGCACGAAACTAAACTAAGTAGACAACTGCTTTGACAGGTATTAAAAAAGACTAATACAAACAGCAgatcacaattaaaaaaacaaacagttgtgACTTCATGTAATCTGCCTGCCTGGGAAAGGATCCACTGTGCCACGGACCTAAACTGCCCCTGCAACAACCCTAGACAGCTGATCACTGGACTAGTGAATTCAAAATCCTCCCTCCTCCGAGTCAGAAAAACTTGAGCCAAGATATGACACACTTGGAGGCGGTAGGTGTTACTGTGGTGAGTGTTGTGTTGGGTGTAATTGCCAAAATAGGTTCCATACCACCCCTCATTAAAAGACACAAAATAGAAGGACGTGTATAAATAGTATTGTACCCAATACTGTAATCAAGACTGTCGACTCTAAGAAGAAACAGATCATGAGAGGGATACATTTAGGAGTGCTATTTCAAACACTAGACCTGCGCTGAGCTTTTAGTGAATGCAAGGTCATCAGCTGGGTTGGAGAGCAAGTCAAACCAGTCTGTATAAAATGAATTATTCACATAGCTGACACTTGATGTCAAAACAAATTAGCACCCTTGCGGTCACGTCATGTTGAGTGCTTGGGCTTTAGGTAGGTGCAGTCTATACAAGCACCTGTATTTTGCATCGTTGTGCTTGAAAAGCATTCCAGCATGCTATAAAAGAATTTTAGACACGTGCATAATGACAATCCAGTATGTATTCCAGTAGCAATGTAGGAACACAGCTTACAAGGTACTGTATCctctgcacatactgtacagcacagcgCGTCTGTTGCTAATTTGAAGTAACAGTGTCACCGGAGCCCATGTAAAATATACAAGTGTCTGTTGGCAAGAGGACAGATTCATTCCAGCCACTCCCTGGACTCAGCACTCAACTGCACTCTGAACGCAGGTTAATTGGACTCTTTTTTatactcctaaaaaaaaaaaaaaaaacactgggttTGAATCAGCATTACTGGTATCCACTTTAGTTTAGTTGTGATGTAAAGTTAGTATCAGGGTTAGTAGTGTAGTACAAAGTATTGTAGAAGACTCTTCACACTACATTGATTTTGCCAATAACATTTTCTTTTGGTAAGGTACAGTATACCAACATGATAACGTACATGTGTTTGAAGAGTTTATCAGAAGCAGTTTAGTTGTGTGGGGAGGGTTAGCCTACAGCCTGAACCTTTCACCTACATTCCTCTCCCCCTATGCATTGCACGGACAACCAGTTGTTGCAAAAATGcaataacagtattattaaccCAGCCAACCCTGACCCTGAGCCCTGCAAGCTCCAGCTCACAACAAGGCAGGCTCACTGTTTGTATTTGGCGATGTAGGGGAGTGCTGCTTTGGGGATTTGGATCGTGACACTGAGGTGTGCTGCCCTGCCTACAAATCTGATAATAAGTGTCTCCTGACAAAGCATTTCAAGCTAATCATATTATATTaaggcatggtaaagcaatgATGATAAATGGCATTGTCCTGCCAGGAACACTTTTGAAATTACAACCGGAGTGGAGTAGAAAATTGCTATGCAATAACAAAAGCTTCAATGTAACTAAACAAACTAGCTGTTTCTAATATAGTGTCAGTGCCACGGTGAACTATACAAGTGATAACAGCAActttgcaatgctctgagtctttcATTGCGCACAGACATCATTTCGCTCCTTTTCATTAGCGTGCCAGCCCTGTGCTTTCACAACAAGGTGAATGAATCACCTGCTAGGGTTTGTAAACAGCAGGCAACCACAGCACAGCAGATAACCTTGAGACAGTCAAACAGCTTGTCAGAACAGGCATGGCTCACATTGAACAAGGTGAATAAAAAGATGGTATCAATAGCTTCACTCCCTCCCTCGTGAAAGGGGAGCACCTGTACTGAATCCTGTTATACATCCCCTTCATAAGCTGCGTCTCAGGAGCTCTGCGTCAGCAaggtttttatattattaaaatgattatataaatataataatatttatttaaaaaaaaaataaaacaattatgtcCTAAAAATACACATCTCCAGGAACATCCTCCAAATAATTCATGTTAGTGTTGCTAGGTTGGGTTACCCTTTCAAGCACAGAACGCTGTGCATCTCTCCAGCACTGATTGGTTCTTGGAATGCTGCATTCAGACGCATCTACTGCTACTATTGGATGCTTCCTCGACCGCTCTGTGGAGGAGACCCCGCccactgtgtttgtttatatttcgTATAAGGCGATTGACAGCTGAGTGGGGGTAGGGTAGGTTGTATGGAATTTAAAGTGACAGTAGTTGTTTGTCTTTACTAAAACAAATACGTGGCTAGTTTCCATAAGCAACGCATTAGTATGTGCAGATTACCACTGGAGTTGTAATGTTTACAGCACACCCCTGTGACAAaatgagcaaaataaataacaggCTAATAGTCAAGTTTAGTAAAGGGAGTATTAttgctatttttctttttagctAAACCTCAAAGCAGATCAAAACATACACACATTTCATTCAAAGACTCAGCAGACTTCGTTAAACTAGATCGACCAAGCAAGTGTTAAAAAAGGGGAAATGGACAAAAAAAACCATCTCTCTTTATACCATCATTCATAATTGACAACTCAGTACCACGATGAAGTTTAAAGTGTTTCCTGATTGGCTGGATGATGATGAGAAATGTGATGATGTAATACAAAGACGGGATGGGAGATGTTTACAATCAGTATCATACCTCGACCGGCCAGGAGGCGGCCGCTGGGCTGCACCGCCGTGGCGTGTTTGTGAGTAAACGGCATTTATAGTTATATTATACGAATGTAATACTTCAATACAATGATAACATTCTATCCGAACTATTGACATTCAAAAGCAACATGTACACAATTAAAATCGTAGGTTTAATCAAAGCCAAGCAATCTGCAATATGCATATCTACTAAAACGGTAGCGCCACAGTTTACCCATCAACCAGGTGAACTCGTGCTATTGTTGCGTCGATTCATCGTCACCTGAGACTACACgtcaaattgtattgtattaagCTGTATGTTGCAAACACCCATTTACAGTTATATTACAGTAATAATCAGCTACCGATATTTAACAGCAATAGTactgtacttaaaaaaataatctagCATTGAAAGCtgcactatttaaaaaataaaccgtTTAAATTAAACGTTACACTTGTTCATTCTTGTTCAAGCTACCCAGCTCCACGACACCAATATTCAGCACCTTAATGACGACACTGCTGCGTCAGAAAGGTAATACGAAAAAGCCCTATCTGGTGAACAGTACCGCTTTGCCTTCCCCAGCTAGAGCCAGGGTGTCGCAGTGGCTTGTGTAACTTTATGATTGGTCGGTGTAGTTTGGTAGGCGGAGACTGGGTGGGGCTAGCTACagtgtgacatcacaatcagctGTTTAATGTTCTAAATTCTGATCCAAGGATCAGCTGGGCACAgcaataagaaaaaacaaaacaaatgaaaacagtaGTAAAGCTGTAGACTAATATCTGAACAAATAACAGCATCGATGCAGTTTTAATGGAGCATTTCTTCTGAGAAGAAAGCctttttaattttatgttttttttttgttaaataaataactacCTCATTTTTAAGGCTACCAAAAGCTGTgctttaagattttattttacataaatatatCTGTGGTCGTTAAGTTTGCAACTTAAGTAATACGACAAAAGCAGGTAAGCGATTtctattcattttacattttgtatattGATCACGAATGCTGTGGTTGTTTTGATGCTGTCTCGTTTAGTTGGTCTTACACACATATCGTATTTGCACTGCCAAAGGAATAGCAGCTATGTATTACATCACCCCTCAGAGTCGAATAGCAAAGCGCTCCAAATCCTGTTCGTATTTTACATGTATTATCTGTGATACCGCTACAAACACGGTTTATTGGCATTATAGAAACGTTTATTTTTGGTGACTAATTCATTTTACACGAAGCATTTTCTATAGCAAGGTGCTAGTGTAACGTATAGCAGGGATTTTAGTGAGCGAGTCTTATTTGACGTAGTAGTGCTAGTCTCTTCTGTCCAGGTATCAGCCGCGGTAGAAATGTACATAAGAATGTGCAAGTATGGAAGCTTGGTTTATTTGAGAGTGCTGTGGTAGCTTGTGTTGTCAAGGACTTGCCACCAGGACAGGGTTTTTATCTGTTGGGTTTTTAATAACACAGTGTTTTCTGTACTTGGGTTTCCTTCGTGCAGAGCCCGGGATCGTACCCTGTCGTGTACCACCGgcagtgtggtgtttttatttatgtatttgtttaattgaccTCGGCTTGATAATTACACGGATTTTCACTCGATGCCCGGCCGCCAAACAGTCTTGTGTTTTGTCAATCCGCGTCTTGATCTGTGTCGATCTGTTGTCATTGAATTGACCCACTCCttccgtttttttttaaatacatgaacatttttaaacatttttgaatGCTCCAGATTTTTTTCATAAGCTGTGCGAACGCGATTTCTGAGCCGGTTAAGCCTTCGGTATTTCGAAGGTTCATTTATTCTCTTTGCTAAATGCTGCTTGCTGTATTGGCGTGTACTCCGAAGATTACGTTTAGCCTATTTTTATTTTCCACAACCAAACCAGAAACagtttaaaatatagtattttatgTAGGTAGCACTAATTAAAATCACTAACaataaatatgcatttgtttTCCTAGAAACCTCTGTAATATTGTTAGTTATTTTTCCATGAtacaagatttgtttttttctttctctctggaGATAGTATGTGACGTAACGGCTCATTACCATATGACGCTAGAAGTGCCTGCGTATGGTAAAATATGTCCCACCCTTCCTTAAAGCCACGCCCCATTTCGAGAGCGAAAGGCTTGTAAATGACACCAAGCCTCTAGCGGTACATCTGAGACAGGTTTTATATATGGTGCTGGAATTAAACCCCATAAGTAAAGAGGGTTCGGTTTTAATTTTATGTTAGGGTACGTTTACTGCTTTACTTTATTGAAACTAAAGCTATGTATTGTAGTTGtactaaaatacacaaatacactaTTCAGATAGTTATGGAATCAATAGCCATATCATGCTCTAATTGCAATGATGAACCATACAAAATATTCATAAACCGTGCTTCATTTTTAATGACATTTAAGAGTCCATATGATCTGCCCCATCTCTAGTTGGTCAGCGTGCATGGTTGTTcatatacatttcaaatgtgGTGATGAATTTAGTTTGCACATGTCTAATCTATAACAGCAGCTCTGTCCTTTTGTTAGGCTTGTATTTTTCCAGTCTGTGGCAGATGTTTCCACTAATGCAGGGATGgatataagactcccattgcatagcagtttgatccattcctggttttactatgagtttactaagacacacctaagcttgttaGGCTAATCAAGcccatattaaaacctggaatgggtgaaagtgctatgcaatgggggacttatttccatccttgtaatGTAAGGCTGCTCTTTCATAAGCCCATCATTGTTCTTGCACTGGGTAACACCTCAATCTGAGTCAGATGACTTTTAATCTAACAATTAAGGCATCCTTAATTAACGATCGCTGACATCTCAGGTTTATTATCTTCTGCACACTAATGTATCCTCCCTCTTGCTTTTTAACCCAGTACCTATTATATGACTGTGCACTCCACCTAAGTGACAAAGCTCTCTCTTGTGTAAGTCAGCCAACACCTGGCATTCATAGTTGACACcctatttttgtattcaaataatTCAAGGGCAAAGTTGTGGCATGGCACCTCCAACACAGAGCTGCCAGCAGTCCCTTTATTTGACAGCCCTTTCACATACTGAAGTTGTATTATTGTAGTTTGCCTGTCTTTATTAATTTTGTTCAATTTAAGGCGGTATTTTCTCATTGGTATGTCTGGATGATGGTGAAGCCTCTGTATCGCGTGCAGTTTCTTGGAACATGAGTTTATTCATGTATAAAATGAGTGCAGGTGGCTGTAACAAGCCATCAGCATGGCATACAGACTCTTCTAAGGGCCTAAGTGTTTTGCAGCTTGGTGGCCTTGTTCAAAAGAGGGCTGTTTAGAATACTGTGCCTGATGGAATGCTGTCGCACACTATTTCTGTTTGGAGTACATGCTGTACTGTCTGCTGGACTCTGTTCCTGCTCTCTCTCATTTCAGTCTGCTGTGCTCATTTTTTACTTACCCTGTTCCAGTGAAGCATTGGGGCAggtctatatagatagatagatagatagatagctgaTCGCTTTGTGGAACATCTACAAAGTCTAACGATTAACACAAATGACTGCACTGCAGAAGACATCACCATTTGTGGGATAAATCACTGCTGTGGGACAAATGCAGTCGAGAAGCAAAAATAATGCAATTTGGTTTTGCACCTTCCTAGCCCGACCCTGAAGCATCAGGCATTCCCTTTattagttttgtttaaatgtgttttatttgtttttttttaagcacgcAGTTCCTTCGTGTTTCTCACTGTGGGAGATGAATGATTTTTGTGTTTCTTAGCTTATGCCTAAAATGGAAACAGGAGAGCTAACCAGCTTGTAGACTCACCCTGCTCACCATGAAGTTTACTGAGGGGGCTacaaacgaaaaaaaacaaaagaagaatGGACTGCATTATTTATTAGCACAGCAGTGAGCCACctcttgtttttaatgtttcCTTTATGTATGACACTCAAGCTGGGAACGTCACCTGGCTCAGAAAGAAAGATCCAGCCTCTTCTTTCTCCTTTCTAAATCAGTAGGTCACCCTTTAGCACAAGGGCTTTTACCATGATCTCCTGCCTTTTCATCTGTTGTTCATCCATTTTCTATTCTTTTGGGGGTGGGGGACAGTGGGAGGTTGTTTTTCCCAAAACGCAGAGTAGTAGGTCAGGATTTGTTTTTGCTGCTTTCGGACTCCCTCCCCAGCCTAGCCTTCTACAAAGCAGATGGGCACTAACAATGAAACTGCAGgggaaatactgtaaatatgaatTCAATTATCTCCATTTTAATCTGGCCCTCTGTAGAAGCCTGGATGTGAATCAAGTCCTTGTGCAACAGAGTTCCAACCTTTGTCTAAAAGAATGCTATTACTGGCACAGCAGCGTCAGTAAAGAAACCTACACCCCTTGCCCTGCTGAAGAACTGATCATATGTGGACATGTTGGCAAAGGCCATGCAGTACACTCCAAGAGATGCTGTAAGTAAGTTCCTCTTGTGTTACTGCTGGGCTCTCCTTGCACCTGTGCCTGCCACATTCTCTTGCTAATTCCTTGGTAATGGACTGGGAATATTGATGTTTTGATCTGTGGGCAGCACATAGTATAGCAGAGTTAATTATGATTCCGGTTCCACTGCTCCATGTCCTGTAAATATCAACCCATCTGCAGTTAGGGTATCTGGGCAATGGTGACTAGCTGGGCAATATCCAAAAGAAAATCATTGTCCTTTTATCTTAATCCAGTCTGATACTGTAGCTGCACCAATAAATTCTTGCAGTAGAGGCTTCAAAGCCAATGCTGTTCTtggatttattttgcttttacagAAACCAGATTGGATTTTTGTGCCCCCAGATATTTGGAATATAGATgatatataaaaagtaaaaaaaataaataaaaaaaagtgttaagaATATGCAAAGAACCAGTTTTATTTGATGGAAACTGGATAACAGTCACCTGATAAGttgaattatacattttacaaaagagCCTTTGTGAGTTTCCCATTCGGGCATTTAAATGCTGCAGACGTATTGCAAGGAGAGCAGTTCAAGGCTGCATAATTGGAACAAGTGGAATCGGTGAGAATTGAGCCACAGGGGTGTGGGGGGAAGGGGATGGGGGTTATAGAGCAGATGTCTACCCTCTGATCCTGGAGGATTCACTCAGTAGGCAGGCAGCCCTGCAGCTGGGGACCAGAATCTCCATGGCTCCAGCAGCCACTGACTGATCACCATCTCAGAATACATACTCTGAGTTTCCAAGGATAAAACCTTTCAACTTGTTCCTGCACTCACTCCTTTCACTTTTTGGCTCCTGTTCTAAATGAGCACTTCACTGGTTAGGCAAAACCAAATTATTCTGTGGAAAACAAATCGGACAAAGACCAATGTGCCAGAAATGTGTATGAGGACTTTGTAGGTCAGAAGGATTACCAAGAGTGGTATGGTACAAGGGGTGTGTTTAACAGATTACCAGGAATTACAAAATGTACTGGCACTAGTCTATTCATTGTGTAGATGCTAATGTAACAGAGTTAATAAACTCTGTTACGCTAACAGGCCTGAAGAATAGTTCAATTTAAATCTTTCCTTTTCTGGTCTTGCCGCTATATTCAGAGAAAGATTTTAAGACTACCAGAACGGCTGATGGAGGACAGTTTAGGTGAAGCTTACAGTGCAAGTGTTAGAgggaataaaacaagaaaaattcCTGATTATAACTGGGTTAATAAAGAAGAGAGTTCATATTTAAGAGTTCTAGTACTCCAAGTGAAAAGCTATGGCTGTATTCAAGCTTGACTTGAAGTCTTCTGATGCTTTCTGAAGCAGTGGGCATTTAAGCAGTGCTTTACGAAAGCCCTTAAAAGGCATCAATCCACGTGCTTTAGAAGTGGTTGGGCCTGGAATTCTTATGAAGATCAGTCTGCCATGTTCACATTTTGAACTGTGTTCTGAGAAGCATAACTGACTgaacacaatcagagaatcagtgtTACAAGATTAAATCTGGCACTGAAAAGGatacatcttttttttccccatcatACCTGGTTAATAACCCTTTATTTGTGTTCTGTAAATGTTGCGCTAGTTACAGCAACGCTTAGTTATATCCTTCTAAGCTGTGCGTGCAAATCCTTGAACGTATTGCAAGATTGGCCTTTTATAACAATGCAGGCCCAAGTCCTAGTTAGTGTGGGGAAAGGGGTTACAATGCAGTGAGTGCACTTTCCGTCAGTAATCTTTAAGAAATGAAGATGAATAAGTAAAACGCTTGCTACTGCAGGCCTCCCTGTGAATTTAGGTTACCGACGTAGCCCGCTGAGCCTGGGGGAGTCCCAAGCACTGATGGTAAAACGCTCTGTGAACAGTGTGTAAGGCAGAGTAAATATCTAATTAGGTGTAGTTCCTTAGTTATTCCTTGAGCATTTTAAAAGAATTCCTTGACGACTATGATCATTAACTGTCCTAAATCGGTGTCTGAGTATAATCAGCTCTGAAACACGCCATGAAAGGACATGCTTTGTGTCCAAGTCACAAGATCAGGACTAAAGGACCCGTCAGCCAGACCACACTGATTTCAACTCTAAAGGATTCTTGCGGTTCAGTTTGGGGGAATCTAGACTTTTATTTTTCTCCTACTTTCATTCCAGTTAGATTTATTTGGGGGGTGAAATAAGGTTTGGGTGGGGGGTGGAGGGTGGGGGGTGGATATCGCGGTGAGATATTCTATTACAGGACGTTCTGTACTAATGAACTTTCTTTTTGTTAATACTGTTCTTGTTAATACTGAACTATGGATACAGTGTGTCCTTGTTCTTCGTTCAAAACATTCACTGGATTCCAGACCCTCTGCTTTGACTGTGCTAAGTGTCCCAGGCTGTAAGCAATAGGGTCTACTACCTCCAAGTCCCATGCTGCCTCTAAGTCCTTGACTTCTGTGCTATTTGTGAACTAGATATtcagtctccctctctctctctctcttgaaacAGGCCTTTGCACTAATACCAAGTGAAACCTTACGATTGCACTACACACGTCTTGCCTCAACTGAGATTCCCGTCAACAAGGACAAAAGGGCTCGCGACACAGAGAAGAAAGAACACACACACCCCACGATTCCACCACGCAACCACATCGAGATCCCTGTTTGAGGCCAACTCTCACATTTCCAGCCTAATCAAAGCCACTCTAAACCCACCATGTTCCAGCGACTCACCAGTCTGTTTTTcggagagggggaggaggtgacCAATGGCTGCGAGGGACCCAAACCCAGCGTGGCTGATGCCGACGAGGAGGGCTGGCTACTGGTCAACCTGCCTGGTGAGTGTCCTTACTCTTATCTCCACAGGAAACCCCTTCTCATACATGGATGGTCCACACACAGGTCCCAACCTTTCAAACCCAGGGTGTTCCTTAGATTGAGAAGCATCGTGCATCACTGATCATCCCTGGGCTGTCTTTGTTCTTTGTCCATGTTAGCCTTTGGTTTATTGTTACAAAGTGATGACAAGCTCACTTATCGTCACTAATAATGACCATTGTTCATGAAGAACCACAGTTAGAAAGGCGGATGGTCTTAGGCAGAATGGAAGTTGAGCATACTGATAATCATTAAAAAAGAATAGCAGAGAGCGCTGTCACATTAACTTGTTACAGTATTGAACTATTTGAGCTGACCGTATTGTTTGTACTATTTAATTCCTCTAACTGCATGTACTTTACATCACAAAGGAATTCTTATTCTTGAAAGGTTTTGATACTCTGAGAATGTAGGAGGGTTTCCAAAGAGACCCCGTCTCCATGGCAGGGTGGGGAAGCAAAGTGAGTTGTACAAAGCCCACCAACCCCCACAGCTCTGCTCAGAGACCCACTGGTTTTTCCCTGGAATATACCAAATGTATAGGAGGGTGGGGGGGGTTGCAGTAACTAATAACTCcttttttatgtctttttttttcctccccccccccccactatgaccccttttattatttattttcttttaaaccacCTCCACCCCATGTACTGAATGTATGCGCCTTCATAATGCTTCCTCTCCATACTTGCTTGGCTTATCTTcgtgattttatttttcaaattctgGAAATGTGCATCTGTGGGTGATGCCTTGCTTCTCATTAATGACATTCATGCAACAGCACGCTTGGGTGAAGGAGATTGGGTCGAGTTGGGACAGGGCGGGGCTAAGCCAGAAGGGCACGCCCTCTCCTCAAACAATTGGGCGGGGACAGGGATAGGTGGGGCAGgtaactcctcctcctcctctcctgatTGCTGCAGGACTCGGACGGGCAAGACTGGTTTAGCAGGCCactccccttccccctcctcttcacctGGTTTGGCAGGCCTGTCAGTAGGCGTGGTAAAGCTGGCAGGCCGCGCCCCTTGTCCCCGTGGCTCCACATCCCCTTCCCCTGGGTCACAGCGTGACTGCAGTAGCAGGTCCGAACCCTGCTGGATGGATGAGAGTTGGTTTGTCACCCCTCCCCCCTGTTTTACTGCAGAAGGCTCCACGCCAGAAACCAGCCCAATGGAAGACCTGCTCATTGAACACCCCAGCATGTCGGTATACGTCGCCACCGGCAACCAGTCCATCACTGAGGATACAGGGAGCAGCCCGCTGCAGGAAATAAGTCAGAAGTGAGTATCCTGGTTTTGAGCTGCTTGCATGCATTTAGAGAGGGGAACTTGCTTTGGTTTTAATTGCAGagtgtttattcttttaaatacagtataactcTGAAAACGAAGTGAGGGACAGCAAGGTGAGATGACAAACGGTTCCTCCCAAAGTGAACCACTGTTTGAGTGCTAGACAGACCAGTAAGCGTCAATTCAAGCAGGTGTGGCTACAGTGCGTTCGAATTGTGCTGAACCTATAAACCTAATGCAGTCCACAGAGAATACAATGTGTCCCTCTCTTCCCCAGGGTGGAGCCTGCAACCCCAGCAGGACGGGGTCTCTCGGGTCGCCCGGTTCGGGCCTCTGCGGTCCAGGCCACTGTCCTGGACAAGATCTGCCAGGTGAACCGAGTCCAGCGGTCTGTGGCGCGGGCCGAGCGGCGCCAGCTGAGCCGAAACCGCGTGAAGCGGCAGAACCGCCTTCGAGAGAACCTCCCCTGGAGTGGTGGCCGTGCCAAGGGCAGCTTCGTCCAGCAGCCTCGCCAACGACAGTGCAACTACTAAACCAGCGGGCCGTTTACACTAAGGGCATTACACCCGCTGGCATGGGCACCCCGCTGCCCTGTCCGCCCTTTAAGTCCTACtcatgttttgattttatttaagtCCGGGTGGTTTTTAACTTTAGAATAAACCTTGTTACTGTGCTAGCATTCTTGCTACAATTGGGTTTTTTTAACTCTTATTTCAATGACTTAACTCTTCTCCCTGAGTaattctttaataaaataaacagcccTCTCCCCTTCATACCCTCCTATAAGATCAGTACAGTCGCACAACATCCCTCAAGAGCCTTCTCTTTCGACGGGTTCATTTGTAGATCCATCAGTGAGGGGTGAGGGCACTGCAATGGAAAACCTTGCTCCTGGGTGGAGTTTTGGGGAGAAAGGTTAAGTAAAGCCCAGCGGTCTACCCTTGTAAAAGCTAAAGCAGAAAGGCTGTCGTACAATCTCGTTATCC
The Acipenser ruthenus chromosome 18, fAciRut3.2 maternal haplotype, whole genome shotgun sequence DNA segment above includes these coding regions:
- the LOC117964484 gene encoding tumor protein p53-inducible nuclear protein 2-like isoform X1; translation: MFQRLTSLFFGEGEEVTNGCEGPKPSVADADEEGWLLVNLPARLGEGDWVELGQGGAKPEGHALSSNNWAGTGIGGAGNSSSSSPDCCRTRTGKTGLAGHSPSPSSSPGLAGLSVGVVKLAGRAPCPRGSTSPSPGSQRDCSSRSEPCWMDESWFVTPPPCFTAEGSTPETSPMEDLLIEHPSMSVYVATGNQSITEDTGSSPLQEISQKVEPATPAGRGLSGRPVRASAVQATVLDKICQVNRVQRSVARAERRQLSRNRVKRQNRLRENLPWSGGRAKGSFVQQPRQRQCNY
- the LOC117964484 gene encoding tumor protein p53-inducible nuclear protein 2-like isoform X3 translates to MFQRLTSLFFGEGEEVTNGCEGPKPSVADADEEGWLLVNLPGSTPETSPMEDLLIEHPSMSVYVATGNQSITEDTGSSPLQEISQKVEPATPAGRGLSGRPVRASAVQATVLDKICQVNRVQRSVARAERRQLSRNRVKRQNRLRENLPWSGGRAKGSFVQQPRQRQCNY
- the LOC117964484 gene encoding tumor protein p53-inducible nuclear protein 2-like isoform X2, coding for MFQRLTSLFFGEGEEVTNGCEGPKPSVADADEEGWLLVNLPEGSTPETSPMEDLLIEHPSMSVYVATGNQSITEDTGSSPLQEISQKVEPATPAGRGLSGRPVRASAVQATVLDKICQVNRVQRSVARAERRQLSRNRVKRQNRLRENLPWSGGRAKGSFVQQPRQRQCNY